The following are encoded in a window of Streptomyces sp. Go-475 genomic DNA:
- a CDS encoding alpha/beta fold hydrolase — MDAHERLGRRRFVVGAGTALLGGGAVSGAEAAVVDGPLPGFHPALKDALTFPLAWGRSPIRDVRAWRRAARATVEEHLLVERQDRTPYAPEFGDRSPADGFTRESVTVSLTRYERVRGVLLTPHGRGPFPAVLLLHDHGARFDIGKEKLVRPWYDDTRLASARTWADKYFSGRFVGDELARRGYVVLCLDALGWGDRGPLAYEQQQALASTFYNLGSSLAGLMAREDERAAAFLAGLDRVDARRVAAVGFSMGAYRAWQTAALSDHIAAAASVCWMTGLKEMMVPGNNTLRGQSAYYMLHPGLARHLDIPDVASIAAPRPMLFFHGGQDTLFPAEGVRVAYDKLRAVWRARNAEERIRVKTWPELGHVFTDQMQDEVFSWLDDVL; from the coding sequence ATGGACGCCCATGAGCGTCTGGGGCGGCGGAGGTTCGTGGTCGGGGCCGGTACGGCGCTGCTGGGCGGGGGAGCGGTGAGCGGGGCGGAGGCGGCGGTCGTCGACGGTCCGCTGCCCGGGTTCCATCCGGCGCTGAAGGACGCCCTGACCTTCCCGCTCGCCTGGGGGCGGTCCCCGATCCGGGACGTCCGGGCCTGGCGGCGTGCCGCCCGGGCCACCGTCGAGGAGCACCTCCTCGTCGAGCGGCAGGACCGCACGCCGTACGCGCCGGAGTTCGGCGACCGCTCCCCGGCAGACGGCTTCACGCGGGAGTCGGTGACCGTCTCCCTCACCCGCTACGAACGCGTACGGGGCGTCCTGCTCACCCCGCACGGCCGCGGCCCCTTCCCGGCCGTGCTGCTGCTGCACGACCACGGCGCCCGGTTCGACATCGGCAAGGAGAAACTCGTCCGGCCCTGGTACGACGACACCCGCCTCGCCTCCGCCCGCACCTGGGCGGACAAGTACTTCAGCGGGCGGTTCGTCGGCGACGAACTGGCGCGGCGCGGCTATGTGGTGCTGTGCCTGGACGCGCTCGGCTGGGGCGACCGCGGGCCCCTCGCCTACGAGCAGCAGCAGGCCCTCGCCTCCACCTTCTACAACCTCGGCTCCTCGCTCGCCGGGCTCATGGCCCGGGAGGACGAGCGGGCCGCAGCCTTCCTGGCGGGGCTGGACCGGGTGGACGCCCGGCGGGTCGCGGCCGTCGGCTTCTCCATGGGCGCCTACCGCGCCTGGCAGACCGCGGCCCTCAGCGACCACATCGCGGCCGCCGCGAGCGTCTGCTGGATGACCGGCCTGAAGGAGATGATGGTGCCCGGCAACAACACGCTGCGCGGGCAGTCGGCGTACTACATGCTCCACCCCGGGCTCGCCCGGCACCTCGACATCCCCGACGTGGCGAGCATCGCGGCCCCCCGGCCCATGCTGTTCTTCCACGGCGGGCAGGACACGCTCTTCCCGGCCGAGGGCGTGCGGGTCGCCTACGACAAGCTGCGTGCCGTCTGGCGTGCGCGGAACGCCGAGGAGCGGATACGAGTGAAGACGTGGCCGGAACTCGGCCACGTCTTCACCGATCAGATGCAGGACGAGGTCTTCAGCTGGCTCGACGACGTCCTGTGA
- a CDS encoding right-handed parallel beta-helix repeat-containing protein yields the protein MLLSTGRHRRTRTLSIAAAVACAAGAGGVHLGLTTGGARAAATTVTVSTTAQLEAAVKNAGAGTTIQVRGGTYHPTATLEATANGTSSARITLRAHQGEKVRIDGSRLPAGSWLVALHGDYWTVQDLTFADSPAQGFVATSSVGGIFRNLVTTGNGDSGFTLRGDGTTGNLVQNLDSHGNHDPAGHGQNADGVAVKFGSGTGNRITGARLYHNSDDGLDLWQFSSPVTIEHSWAFGNGENRWNDPAFEGNGNGFELGGGGASVAHVVHDNAAWDNTLHGFTENSNTGAIALNRNTAYANARSGFSFATGTARLGENLAVSDKGGRAELGSSTVSAGNNWDSGVATPPFRSTDAKSAYGAREADGSLPATTFLTTGSTTIGSTMD from the coding sequence GTGCTGCTCAGCACCGGACGCCACCGCAGGACCCGTACGCTCTCCATCGCCGCCGCGGTGGCCTGTGCCGCGGGGGCCGGCGGCGTGCACCTCGGGCTGACGACCGGCGGTGCGCGGGCCGCCGCCACGACCGTCACCGTCTCCACCACGGCCCAGCTCGAAGCGGCCGTGAAGAACGCCGGCGCCGGCACCACCATCCAGGTCCGCGGCGGCACCTACCACCCGACCGCGACCCTGGAGGCCACCGCGAACGGCACGAGTTCCGCACGCATCACCCTGCGGGCCCACCAGGGCGAGAAGGTGCGGATCGACGGCTCCAGGCTGCCCGCCGGCTCCTGGCTGGTCGCCCTGCACGGCGACTACTGGACCGTCCAGGACCTCACCTTCGCCGACTCCCCGGCCCAGGGCTTCGTCGCCACCTCCTCGGTCGGCGGGATCTTCAGGAACCTCGTCACCACCGGCAACGGCGACTCCGGCTTCACCCTGCGCGGCGACGGCACCACCGGCAACCTCGTGCAGAACCTGGACAGCCACGGCAACCACGACCCGGCCGGCCACGGCCAGAACGCCGACGGCGTCGCCGTGAAGTTCGGCTCCGGCACGGGCAACCGGATCACCGGCGCCCGGCTGTACCACAACTCCGACGACGGCCTCGACCTGTGGCAGTTCTCCTCGCCGGTCACCATCGAGCACTCCTGGGCCTTCGGCAACGGCGAGAACCGCTGGAACGACCCCGCCTTCGAAGGCAACGGCAACGGCTTCGAACTCGGCGGCGGGGGAGCCTCCGTCGCCCATGTCGTCCACGACAACGCGGCCTGGGACAACACACTGCACGGCTTCACCGAGAACTCCAACACCGGCGCCATCGCCCTGAACCGCAACACGGCGTACGCCAACGCGCGGAGCGGCTTCTCCTTCGCCACCGGCACGGCCCGCCTCGGCGAGAACCTCGCCGTCAGCGACAAGGGCGGCCGCGCCGAGCTGGGTTCCTCGACCGTCTCGGCCGGCAACAACTGGGACAGCGGCGTCGCCACCCCGCCCTTCCGGTCGACGGACGCCAAAAGCGCGTACGGGGCACGCGAGGCGGACGGCTCCCTCCCCGCGACCACGTTCCTGACGACCGGCTCCACCACCATCGGCTCGACGATGGACTAG
- a CDS encoding family 43 glycosylhydrolase: protein MRPRTLLLPFLALTGLLLTLLTAPPSTADPGAPPVKHSKYAGYLFAYFTGEGTADGEQIRYALSRGNDPLHWRELNAGKPVLTSTIGEKGLRDPFVIRSPKGDKFFLIATDLRMYKNSSGSWDQVQRHGSKSIMVWESTDLVNWTDQRLVKVSPDNAGNTWAPEAYWDDELGQYVVFWASKLYADDDPDHKGNTYNKMLYATTKDFRTFSEPKVWNDPGYSVIDSTVVKYQDEYYRYTKDERDPSSSSPCSKFITGEKSTSLTSTKYDFVADCIGKGAMDRGEGPTVFKSNTEKKWYLFIDEYGGRGYVPFETTDLASGQWTPSTDYQLPASPRHGTVLPVTQKEYDRLLAAYPSTPTSVVDATAKRQKGYSIVTDSASKVVLPMEPDADLRRLAPKLWVGEGATLSPESGTRRDFRKPQTYTVTAADGTERTWTVEAVRTRSPMLPGLNADPDVHYLNGRYWIYPTTDGFQGWSGTKFKAYSSKDLVHWKDHGVILDLGPDVAWADKYAWAPAIAERNGKYYFYFCAEQQIGVAVADSPAGPFKDALGKPLVAKGGALKGQMIDPSVFTDDDGKAYLYWGNGHGYVVPLNDDMVSYDASQVKDITPANFREGSFVIKRKGTYYFMWSEDDTRSENYHVAYATGPSPLGPWTKRGTILEKRPEYGILGTGHHSVVNVPGTDDWYAVYHRFALNGPGRPGGDGMHRETTIDRMEFAADGSIKPVIPTLEGIKPVRR from the coding sequence ATGCGCCCCCGCACGCTACTGCTTCCGTTCCTGGCCCTGACCGGCCTCCTCCTGACCCTCCTCACGGCACCGCCGAGCACCGCCGATCCCGGAGCACCACCCGTGAAGCACTCCAAGTACGCCGGCTATCTCTTCGCCTACTTCACGGGCGAGGGCACCGCGGACGGCGAGCAGATCCGCTACGCCCTCAGCCGCGGCAACGACCCGCTGCACTGGCGTGAACTGAACGCCGGCAAGCCGGTGCTGACCTCGACGATCGGCGAGAAGGGCCTGCGCGACCCGTTCGTCATCCGCTCCCCCAAGGGCGACAAGTTCTTCCTGATCGCCACCGACCTGCGGATGTACAAGAACTCCAGCGGCAGCTGGGACCAGGTCCAGCGGCACGGCAGCAAGTCGATCATGGTCTGGGAGTCCACCGACCTTGTCAACTGGACCGACCAGCGCCTGGTGAAGGTCTCCCCGGACAACGCGGGCAACACCTGGGCCCCGGAGGCCTACTGGGACGACGAGCTGGGTCAGTACGTCGTCTTCTGGGCGTCGAAGCTGTACGCCGACGACGACCCGGACCACAAGGGCAACACGTACAACAAGATGCTGTACGCGACCACGAAGGACTTCCGCACCTTCAGCGAGCCGAAGGTCTGGAACGACCCGGGCTACTCGGTGATCGACTCCACGGTCGTGAAGTACCAGGACGAGTACTACCGCTACACCAAGGACGAGCGGGACCCCAGCTCCTCCAGCCCCTGCTCGAAGTTCATCACCGGGGAGAAGTCGACCTCCCTGACGTCGACGAAGTACGACTTCGTGGCCGACTGCATCGGCAAGGGCGCGATGGACCGCGGTGAGGGCCCGACGGTGTTCAAGTCGAACACCGAGAAGAAGTGGTACCTGTTCATCGACGAGTACGGCGGCCGCGGCTACGTCCCGTTCGAGACCACCGACCTCGCCTCCGGCCAGTGGACCCCGTCGACGGACTACCAGCTCCCGGCGAGCCCCCGGCACGGCACGGTGCTCCCGGTGACGCAGAAGGAGTACGACCGCCTGCTGGCCGCGTACCCGTCGACGCCCACCTCGGTGGTGGACGCGACGGCGAAGCGCCAGAAGGGCTACTCGATCGTCACGGACAGCGCCTCGAAGGTCGTCCTGCCGATGGAGCCCGACGCCGACCTGCGGCGCCTCGCCCCGAAGCTGTGGGTCGGTGAGGGCGCCACGCTCAGCCCGGAGTCCGGCACCCGCCGCGACTTCCGCAAGCCGCAGACGTACACCGTGACGGCGGCCGACGGCACCGAGCGCACCTGGACGGTCGAGGCGGTCCGCACCCGCAGCCCCATGCTGCCGGGCCTGAACGCCGACCCCGACGTGCACTACCTGAACGGCCGTTACTGGATCTACCCGACGACCGACGGCTTCCAGGGCTGGAGCGGCACGAAGTTCAAGGCGTACTCGTCGAAGGACCTGGTCCACTGGAAGGACCACGGCGTCATCCTCGACCTCGGGCCGGACGTGGCCTGGGCCGACAAGTACGCCTGGGCGCCCGCGATCGCCGAGCGGAACGGCAAGTACTACTTCTACTTCTGCGCCGAGCAGCAGATCGGCGTGGCGGTGGCCGACTCCCCCGCCGGCCCCTTCAAGGACGCGCTGGGCAAGCCGCTGGTCGCCAAGGGCGGTGCGCTGAAGGGCCAGATGATCGACCCGTCGGTCTTCACGGACGACGACGGCAAGGCGTACCTGTACTGGGGCAACGGCCACGGGTACGTCGTCCCGCTGAACGACGACATGGTGTCGTACGACGCGTCGCAGGTGAAGGACATCACCCCGGCGAACTTCCGTGAGGGCTCCTTCGTGATCAAGCGGAAGGGCACGTACTACTTCATGTGGTCGGAGGACGACACGCGCAGCGAGAACTACCACGTGGCGTACGCGACGGGGCCGTCCCCGCTCGGCCCGTGGACCAAGCGCGGGACGATCCTGGAGAAGCGGCCCGAGTACGGCATCCTCGGCACCGGTCACCACTCGGTGGTGAACGTCCCCGGCACCGACGACTGGTACGCCGTCTACCACCGCTTCGCCCTCAACGGCCCCGGCCGCCCGGGCGGCGACGGCATGCACCGCGAGACGACCATCGACCGCATGGAGTTCGCGGCCGACGGCAGCATCAAGCCGGTGATACCGACGCTGGAGGGGATCAAGCCGGTACGGCGGTGA
- a CDS encoding pectate lyase, whose amino-acid sequence MRRAAALLLGGCLLWPAPPVSAAERGPVGWASAGPGTTGGAGGRTWTVDTRAELKEALANGGEPTAPKVIRVVGDVNGHESDDGSLLGEQDYAPGYDLGRYMSCFGEDGSAWSDTRFDHCKRQRQLRQTGSNKEKAQTQLTVPSNTTLVGAGRDARLLGVFLTVNTGRNIIVRDLHLEAPVDHFASWSPDDGTHGSWNARFDALTVITGRNIWIDHCTFTDGRFPDREAPPGFHGERVQRHDGLLDIEDGSDFVTVSDSRFEDHDKAILIGSGDGRGDRDRGHLKVTFARNLFDGIGQRAPRVRFGQVHAVNNVHRGRPPLYALGVGVESAIFSERNVFRYPGAAPSVALAAYGGRRFHDTGSWFNGRPARLNAVATGLGLGSDVGWDPADVYDYRPLTSPSAVERYVLRHAGAGRPDGRP is encoded by the coding sequence ATGCGTAGGGCCGCCGCTCTCCTCCTGGGCGGGTGCCTGCTCTGGCCTGCCCCGCCGGTCTCCGCCGCCGAGCGGGGGCCCGTCGGCTGGGCCTCGGCCGGCCCCGGCACCACCGGCGGGGCGGGCGGCAGGACCTGGACCGTGGACACGCGCGCCGAGCTGAAGGAGGCGCTCGCCAACGGCGGGGAGCCCACCGCGCCCAAGGTGATCCGGGTCGTCGGGGACGTCAACGGCCACGAGAGCGACGACGGCTCCCTGCTCGGCGAGCAGGACTACGCGCCCGGATACGACCTCGGCAGGTACATGTCCTGCTTCGGGGAGGACGGCTCGGCCTGGTCCGACACCCGCTTCGACCACTGCAAGCGGCAGCGGCAGCTGCGCCAGACGGGGTCGAACAAGGAGAAGGCGCAGACCCAGCTGACCGTGCCGAGCAACACCACGCTCGTCGGTGCCGGCCGCGACGCCCGGCTGCTCGGGGTGTTCCTGACCGTCAACACCGGCCGGAACATCATCGTGCGCGACCTGCACCTGGAGGCACCCGTCGACCACTTCGCCAGCTGGTCCCCGGACGACGGCACGCACGGCAGCTGGAACGCCCGCTTCGACGCGCTCACCGTCATCACCGGCCGGAACATCTGGATCGACCACTGCACCTTCACCGACGGCCGGTTCCCCGACCGCGAGGCGCCCCCCGGCTTCCACGGCGAGCGCGTCCAGCGCCACGACGGGCTGCTGGACATCGAGGACGGCTCCGACTTCGTCACCGTCTCCGACAGCCGGTTCGAGGACCACGACAAGGCGATCCTGATCGGCTCGGGCGACGGGCGCGGCGACCGGGACCGGGGGCATCTCAAGGTGACCTTCGCCCGCAACCTCTTCGACGGCATCGGGCAGCGCGCCCCGCGCGTCCGCTTCGGGCAGGTGCACGCCGTCAACAACGTCCACCGGGGACGGCCCCCGCTCTACGCCCTGGGCGTCGGCGTGGAGTCCGCGATCTTCTCCGAGCGCAACGTCTTCCGGTATCCGGGAGCAGCACCGTCCGTCGCTCTCGCCGCGTACGGGGGTCGGCGGTTCCACGACACCGGCTCCTGGTTCAACGGCCGGCCCGCCCGCCTGAACGCCGTGGCGACCGGGCTCGGCCTCGGGAGTGACGTCGGCTGGGACCCCGCCGACGTCTACGACTACCGCCCCCTGACGTCCCCGTCGGCCGTCGAGCGGTACGTGCTGCGGCACGCCGGAGCGGGGAGGCCGGATGGACGCCCATGA
- a CDS encoding NCS2 family permease produces MSEPQQTADRPTAAPPPVNSVDRFFRISERGSTFGREIRGGFATFFTMAYILVLNPIILGSAKDKFGHQLDAVQLTTATALVAAVMTIIMGVAGNLPLALAAGLGLNAVVAFQIAPLMSWDDAMGLIVLEGLLICVLVVTGLREAVMHAIPQPLKQAISVGIGLFIAFIGFVDAGFVSRIPDAANTTVPVQLGGTGTLTGWPMLVFCLGVLLTIGLLARKVKGAILISIVTMTALAIVINSMADIKSWGLTTPSWPDKLVDAPDFGLLGDFDLFGAFSAPGVGVITVVLLVFTLILSDFFDTMGTVVGVSAEAGLLDEEGKVPNLGRVLLIDGAAAVAGGAASASSATSYIESAAGVGEGSRTGFSNLVTGGLFALALFLTPLLTIVPLQAAAPALVAVGFLMMTQVKHIDWDRYDIAIPAFLTIAVMPFTYSITNGIGAGFLAYVVIKTVLGRAKEVHWLLWATSALFLVYFAIDPVEQLLGAK; encoded by the coding sequence ATGTCCGAACCGCAGCAGACGGCCGACCGGCCGACCGCCGCACCACCCCCGGTGAACAGCGTCGACCGGTTCTTCCGGATCTCCGAGCGGGGATCCACCTTCGGCCGTGAGATACGCGGCGGCTTCGCCACCTTCTTCACGATGGCCTACATCCTTGTCCTGAATCCCATCATCCTGGGCAGCGCCAAGGACAAGTTCGGACACCAGCTGGACGCCGTCCAGCTCACCACCGCGACCGCCCTGGTGGCCGCCGTGATGACGATCATCATGGGCGTCGCCGGCAACCTGCCGCTCGCGCTCGCCGCCGGACTCGGCCTGAACGCCGTGGTCGCCTTCCAGATCGCCCCGCTGATGAGCTGGGACGACGCGATGGGCCTGATCGTGCTGGAGGGCCTGCTGATCTGCGTGCTGGTGGTGACCGGGCTGCGCGAGGCCGTCATGCACGCCATCCCGCAGCCGCTCAAGCAGGCGATCAGCGTCGGCATCGGCCTGTTCATCGCCTTCATCGGCTTCGTCGACGCCGGGTTCGTCAGCCGCATCCCGGACGCCGCGAACACCACCGTCCCCGTTCAGCTGGGCGGCACCGGAACCCTCACCGGCTGGCCCATGCTCGTCTTCTGCCTCGGCGTGCTGCTGACGATCGGCCTGCTCGCCCGCAAGGTCAAGGGCGCCATCCTGATCAGCATCGTCACCATGACCGCGCTGGCGATAGTGATCAACTCCATGGCCGACATCAAGAGCTGGGGCCTGACCACACCCTCCTGGCCCGACAAGCTCGTCGACGCCCCCGACTTCGGACTCCTCGGCGACTTCGACCTGTTCGGCGCCTTCAGCGCGCCCGGTGTCGGCGTCATCACCGTCGTCCTGCTGGTCTTCACGCTGATCCTGTCCGACTTCTTCGACACCATGGGCACGGTCGTCGGCGTCAGCGCCGAGGCGGGCCTGCTGGACGAGGAGGGCAAGGTCCCGAACCTCGGCCGGGTCCTGCTCATCGACGGTGCCGCGGCGGTCGCCGGCGGCGCGGCCTCGGCCTCCTCCGCCACCTCCTACATCGAGTCGGCGGCCGGCGTCGGCGAGGGCTCGCGCACCGGCTTCTCCAATCTCGTCACCGGTGGCCTGTTCGCCCTCGCCCTGTTCCTCACCCCGCTGCTCACCATCGTCCCGCTCCAGGCGGCCGCCCCCGCCCTGGTCGCCGTCGGCTTCCTGATGATGACCCAGGTCAAGCACATCGACTGGGACCGCTACGACATCGCCATCCCCGCGTTCCTGACCATCGCCGTGATGCCATTCACCTACTCCATCACCAACGGCATCGGCGCCGGCTTCCTCGCCTACGTCGTCATCAAGACCGTGCTCGGCAGGGCCAAGGAGGTGCACTGGCTGCTGTGGGCCACCTCGGCCCTGTTCCTGGTGTACTTCGCGATCGACCCGGTCGAGCAGCTCCTCGGGGCCAAGTAA
- a CDS encoding pectate lyase gives MTAPAEQRVRHRRSVTKRRAVIAGVSAFGITGAAIITTSLLSTAGAASSWPTDKGRTPVSKTIPVSGVRDGGMKMFYGTGALGGGSQDEGQDPLFELADGAVLKNVIIGTPAADGVHCKGSCTLQNVWWTDVGEDAASFKGKSSSAVYKVIGGGAKNADDKVLQFNGAGTLNVSGFQVQNAGKLVRSCGNCKTQHKRTIVLSDIDVTAPMNSIVGVNANYGDTATLSKIRIHGDSKKKIKTCVRFEGNNTGKEPKELTPPGPDGRTCKFKATDISYQ, from the coding sequence ATGACTGCACCAGCAGAACAGCGCGTCCGCCACCGCCGCAGTGTCACCAAGCGGCGGGCGGTGATCGCCGGGGTGTCTGCGTTCGGCATCACGGGTGCGGCGATCATCACGACGTCGCTGCTGTCGACGGCGGGCGCCGCGTCCTCCTGGCCCACCGACAAGGGCAGGACGCCCGTGTCGAAGACCATCCCGGTCTCCGGTGTCCGCGACGGCGGGATGAAGATGTTCTACGGCACCGGCGCGCTCGGCGGCGGCAGCCAGGACGAGGGCCAGGACCCGCTCTTCGAGCTGGCCGACGGCGCGGTGCTGAAGAACGTCATCATCGGCACCCCGGCCGCCGACGGTGTGCACTGCAAGGGCAGCTGCACCCTGCAGAACGTGTGGTGGACGGACGTCGGCGAGGACGCGGCCAGCTTCAAGGGCAAGTCCTCCTCGGCGGTCTACAAGGTCATCGGCGGCGGCGCGAAGAACGCCGACGACAAGGTGCTGCAGTTCAACGGCGCCGGCACGCTGAACGTGTCGGGCTTCCAGGTGCAGAACGCCGGCAAGCTGGTCCGCTCCTGCGGCAACTGCAAGACGCAGCACAAGCGCACGATCGTGCTCAGCGACATCGACGTCACGGCGCCGATGAACTCGATCGTCGGCGTGAACGCCAACTACGGCGACACGGCCACGCTGTCGAAGATCCGCATCCACGGCGACAGCAAGAAGAAGATCAAGACGTGTGTGCGCTTCGAGGGCAACAACACCGGCAAGGAGCCCAAGGAGCTGACCCCGCCCGGCCCGGACGGCAGGACCTGCAAGTTCAAGGCCACGGACATCAGCTACCAGTGA
- a CDS encoding pectinesterase family protein: protein MLSQHRRSLSRRGFLTASAAAGAALGLASGPARAAARPRPFGRYGSPAARTDPKALYVHPGGAGDFTTVRDAVAAANGSGHTLVIAPGVYRQTVAVDPARTEMTWIGASENPRDVVIVYDNAAGTPKPGGGTYGTSGSATTTVQADGFTARWITFANDWLRADHPGISGTQAVALKVQGDRSAFHHCRFLGHQDTLYADSMALGTFARQYFAHCYAEGDVDFVFGRATAVFEHCHFRTLSRTDLPGAPYGFVFAPSTAGANPLGYLVTRSRVSSEAPDGFYKLARPWVPSSDTTARPMLTVRNTWLGPGIDAAAPYTDMRDAYPWQSMRFAEYRNTGPGAAVPVPENRPQLTRDQARLHTRETYLGDWRPHA from the coding sequence ATGCTCTCGCAGCACCGTCGTTCCCTCTCCCGCCGCGGGTTCCTCACCGCGAGCGCCGCCGCCGGGGCCGCCCTCGGGCTCGCCTCCGGCCCCGCGCGGGCCGCCGCCCGTCCGCGCCCGTTCGGCCGGTACGGCTCACCGGCCGCCCGCACGGATCCCAAGGCCCTGTACGTGCACCCCGGCGGCGCCGGTGACTTCACCACCGTCCGGGACGCGGTGGCCGCCGCGAACGGCAGCGGCCACACTCTGGTCATCGCCCCGGGCGTCTACCGGCAGACCGTCGCCGTCGACCCGGCCCGCACGGAGATGACCTGGATCGGGGCGAGCGAGAATCCCCGGGACGTCGTGATCGTCTACGACAACGCGGCCGGGACCCCCAAGCCCGGCGGCGGCACCTACGGCACCAGCGGCTCCGCCACCACCACCGTGCAGGCCGACGGCTTCACCGCCCGCTGGATCACCTTCGCCAACGACTGGCTGCGCGCCGACCACCCCGGGATCTCCGGCACCCAGGCCGTCGCCCTGAAGGTCCAGGGCGACCGGTCCGCCTTCCACCACTGCCGGTTCCTCGGCCACCAGGACACCCTGTACGCCGACTCGATGGCGCTGGGCACCTTCGCCCGCCAGTACTTCGCCCACTGCTACGCCGAGGGCGACGTCGACTTCGTCTTCGGGCGGGCGACGGCCGTGTTCGAGCACTGCCATTTCCGGACCCTGTCCAGGACCGACCTGCCCGGCGCCCCGTACGGCTTCGTCTTCGCGCCGTCGACCGCCGGTGCCAACCCGCTCGGCTACCTGGTGACCAGGAGCCGCGTCAGCAGCGAGGCGCCCGACGGCTTCTACAAGCTGGCCCGGCCCTGGGTGCCCAGCTCCGACACCACCGCCCGTCCCATGCTCACCGTCCGGAACACCTGGCTCGGCCCGGGCATCGACGCGGCGGCCCCCTACACCGACATGCGGGACGCCTATCCCTGGCAGTCCATGCGGTTCGCCGAGTACCGGAACACGGGCCCCGGAGCCGCCGTCCCCGTGCCGGAGAACCGGCCGCAGCTGACCCGCGACCAGGCCCGCTTGCACACCAGGGAGACCTACCTCGGCGACTGGCGGCCCCATGCGTAG
- a CDS encoding SigE family RNA polymerase sigma factor → MGTVVDDAASVEFHAFFERHYAELSRLAYLLTGESDTADDLAADALLALWHRWDRVRAADHPAAYARGVVANLARTRIRSAVRERRRIALFWSQREENTENPDVAGVVDVQEALRRLPFRKRACVVLRHAFDLSEKDTALALGVSVGTVKSQTSKGMAELQRLLGTQGVPQRMHAAVGAPRCAPAVEGLRTGEDGGRDR, encoded by the coding sequence GTGGGCACAGTCGTCGACGACGCCGCCTCCGTGGAGTTCCATGCCTTCTTCGAGCGCCATTACGCCGAACTGTCCCGCCTCGCCTACCTGTTGACGGGCGAGTCGGACACCGCCGACGACCTGGCGGCGGACGCGTTGCTGGCGCTGTGGCACCGCTGGGACCGGGTGCGCGCGGCCGACCATCCGGCCGCCTACGCCCGCGGGGTGGTCGCCAACCTGGCCCGTACCCGGATCCGCAGTGCCGTGCGGGAACGGCGGCGCATCGCCCTGTTCTGGTCGCAGCGCGAGGAGAACACCGAGAACCCGGACGTCGCGGGCGTGGTCGACGTCCAGGAGGCCCTGCGCAGGCTGCCGTTCCGCAAGCGCGCCTGCGTGGTGCTGCGGCACGCCTTCGACCTGTCGGAGAAGGACACCGCGCTCGCCCTCGGCGTGTCGGTGGGTACGGTGAAGAGCCAGACCTCGAAGGGAATGGCCGAACTCCAGCGGTTGCTGGGCACCCAGGGTGTGCCGCAGCGGATGCACGCGGCGGTGGGCGCACCCCGCTGCGCACCCGCCGTGGAAGGCTTGCGCACCGGTGAGGACGGAGGGAGGGACCGATGA